cgcagcctcgacacatccaatatggcggtgacgtTGACGTATCGCAGCAGGGGACAAACCCACTTGATGCGGCGTTTATTTATGTCTATGTCGTCGACGACATCTTCAGCGTCTattggccaattaaaaaaaagtggaggCCGTCATTCGTTTCTATTGGTTGGAAGCTTTCAAAGGGGTGGGTCGATCGTTCAAGTCAACCAATAGACTCTGTATTTATCCGTGGTTAATACCCAGGGGAGAACAATACGAGGTGCTTGCGTTACTTTGCCTGGACGCTGTTCGGCATTGTAATATTGCTACTCATCTTTcggtgttacatttttttgcaccaAAAGAAGATGCAGAAGAATCTAACTATTGGACGAGCCCTGGAATTACTTGTGAGTGATAGTGGTGCGAATATCTCTCCAATTGAATCGTCGTCTGATGAATCAGACCTCGTAGCGCCAGAGAGAGACCCTGATTGCAGTGACTCGGATTaccaaatattaccagaagaGAGGTAATTATaagtttttattattctttAGTAGTACAATGTTTCAGTGAATGCTGTAAAATCAACAAACACCCTTATTTCCCCGTTTGCAGTGTGTTGTATTTCACGAGTAGCCACTAACGCAGCACACTGAGCCATCGGTCATAGCTACTTGCCAGTTATTATGACACAGTCATCACTTTTAAATGACATCAGTCGAAATGTTTATAAAACATACATGCCGTTGCACAAGTAAGGACAAGGTATAGACCTGTCCTATAGGAAAGTTATCCTCAAATTACTTATGTTGCGGACCTGACCTGATAATCATGATTGGTATATAATTATGACTAATACAGCACCTAAAATATTTCAAGTGACTGACAAAAATATTTCCTTTGTTTCACAGCAGCGATGATGATGACTCTAATGTTGAAGAAGATTACGGGTGCACTCGGAGACGGAAGTGTCACGCATTACCTTCCACTTCTCCCACGCCTGAGCCAagatcatcattatcatctgGGAGAATGTCTGCTCAACCTCCTGAAGATGCTCCGCTGCCGAAAgccaaaagaaaacaaagtctGTCCACCAAAATACAGAAAAGGTAAGACCCAATGAAAAAaagtagttagagcagagaaaacatgttctaaatacagttttttaattattagatctcttcagacatgaaataacaccccatagtcacctttacactcgtattgcctGATATGGTCGACATAATAAgcgaaaataagctatttaagacacaaataagatttgtgcttgtatgtgttgttgtaaatgtgttctgtgcTAGGCGAGCTGTGTGGGGgatgaacaggaagtgatgtcgggggttgagagttgagttttagattAGTTTACGtaacagctgcaacagtagcccgtgttagagATTGTCATGCCTGTCATGAGATcattccaacctgcaataaaagcctgtccaataaaagtctgatgcttgtgtgtctcatcgaacattacagtaacattactgacacctaacggccagtgtagaaaactacatatcatcacaatgtctttgaatacgtcttctgaatgcctcaaaTTTGTGTAAGTTTTtgtagccatttctatgcttaaaatgtttaatttaggcaaaaaatacataaacatgcatatattttttactaataataggctaaaTTGAACCACGAAACATcatgttttattaatatatttttgataaaccgtgatagagcgaaaccgtgaaatttgaagcgcaaaatggtgggggattactgtacattttaaaacaatgcAAACAAATTTTGACTCAAAATAGTTCAATATCTGAAAAAGTCTCTCTTGTTCTGCAGTATGTCAACCAAAAGACCCAATACTGTGTCTGAGGTGGGGCATGACGTGAGGTGGCACAACAGAGAAGAGCAGGACACAAGACCAGAGCCACTCCTATTTCTGCCAGCCAGAACCCCAGGACCCACACTGAGTACCACAACATCATGGAGACCACTTTCACTTTTCCAGCTTTTCTTCAGCGCTTCGGTGGTCCACACAATCATAGACAATACAAACAGCAATGCTGCTAAAAGACAACAGGCTGGAAAAAAGTACACATGGAAGCCTCTCACAGTGAAGGACTTCTACATTTTTCTGACAATCATTCTTTTTTCGGGCCTCGTAAGCGTCCACCACCGCTCGGACTATTGGAAAAAGGATTGGCCTTATAACTTCCACTTCCCAAGGGAACTAATGAGCCGCGATCGGTTTGAAGCCATTTTGTGGTCTCTTCACCTCAGCAGTCCGCAAGAAGATGAGGAGAACGAAGGCAAAAGGAACACACCTCAGTACGACAGCCTCTTCAAACTCAAGCCTCTCTATAGTGAGATTGTGAATGCCTGCAAGGCACATTTTCAGCCTTATAAGAATATTTGTGTTGATGAAAGACTGGTGGCATCCAAGACCCATGTCCATGCAAGGGAGTCCATGAAGAACAAGCTAACAAAGTTGGGGTATAAACTTTTTGTACTGGCTGATTGTTCCACGGGCTATACCTGGAATTTTTTCATCTGTCGCGAAAGTAACATGGACACCAGCGGCCACACCTCAGTGATGGACCTACTGCCAGCCCCTCTGCTTGGCAGTGGCTACTCATTGTATGTGGATCATTTTTGCACCAGCCCGGCCCTGTTCGCGGAATTGTTCGCCCGAGGCATTGGCTGCTGTGGGGCGATGAGAAAAAACATTAATGGTTTTCCACAGACCGAGGACAATGACTTGCCCAGAAAGGCTGCAAGGGGAGACCTGCGTTGGATCAGGAAGGACAAACTCCTGTTTGTGAAGTGGATGGACATGCACGAGGTTAGCATGTGCTCCACCTTTCACAAAGCCTTCAGTGGGCAGACTGTGGAAAGGAAGGTGAAAGAGGACGGGGCGTGGGCGATAAAGCACATCCCAGTTCCTGACGCGGTTGTGGATTACAACCAGAACATGGGCGGCGTGGGCGTGTCTGATGCCCTGATAAGGTATTACAGTGTCAGGCAAAAGACAATGAAATGGTACAAAACCTTTTTTTACCACTTCATTGACATCGCAGTGGTGAACAGCTTCTTGCTCTACAAGGAGTTGTTCAAGCTAAGAGGCGATCCTTACAAGCTGCTGACACACAAAGGCTTCAGGGAGCAGCTCTGCAAGGAGATGCTCGCGTTGGCAAAGAGCTCGGAGCCGACACCTCGATCGCCCCTGCGAGACACCTGCATGCCCGTGTACTATGGCGAAGATGCAACAGCCTCTAGGAGGTACTGCAAGAGGTGCCATGATGCCGGGAACAAGCGAGTGAAGACGCCCATTCACTGCAGGAAGTGTCTGGTCCCTCTGTGTCTGACTTCCAGAAAGAACTGTTTTGCTGAGTGGCATGATGGACAGGTGCAAAGATAGATGATCTACATTGCTAATCGTTTGTGTTGTATGTAATCCATTGGGAATTGTTTGGTTTTACTAAATCAGTTCAATTTGGAGGCAAATTCACTTCTTGCATATTTTTCTTtccagtaaaaataaaaatgggatGTACCTACTAGGCATGGGCAGGTTATCGGTTTCaagtcacagtttcaaaaccactaaaactgTGCGTCATACCGTTTCTgcgatatgagagaaagtggaggtccagcgcggccACATGTCACATCCGGAACTCCGGGTTTGGAGTGTTGGCAGAAGTTGtgagctgcctcgttagcattgagcGGCGCCGGTACGGCTGCGCTgttgtcggtcgacatattactcacgtcaAGGGTCACCGAATGTGGAGATATGATTcaggagacaggagtggaggataagtggtataaagcgtttattctccactgaacaacaagcactTAACttctcagttgctaacaacaatcacatgacccggaaacggaagttTGTGGAGAAGTACGACTTgacactatgaaataataacgtaaGATTACgatgtttttaatttatattgtaaCCTTCTTGacctgtattatttatatatctacatatattttttttatttttttacaaaaaaaaatgtgttgtgacctgagttgcaggattagacATAGTAGACTGCATTGAATTGATGactgtgtttatttattcaaaaagaattccgttttttaaatttttagaaTACATTGATGTTCCACTTTCAgtgttgtttaaaaatgacatttttgacttgactttcttctcttttcaataaagatatttaaaaataacacattctaGAGGTGTAATTACAATACCATGACACCGTCAAACTATTACATTTTTGCCCAATGTTATCATACTGTCACAATCTCATACCAGCCCATGCGTACGATCTAAATAATTGTTGCCAATATGTATAACAGTcgagtaatccctcctttatggctgttaattggttccagactcgaccgcaataagtgaatttccacaaagcaggattccttatttctaaataaaatattttcgaagttagagcatagaaagcctgttttaCTACCTTTTACATATGGTTTTTAATATGATTAGAGActtctagaaatgaaataacacccctatagtcacctttacactcatattacccaatatagtagatataatcagagacaataagccatttaagccaTAAATAAGATTCGTACTCGTgtatgtttcaataaatgtccaccgacatgtggacaggaagttacCTTGGGGATTCGGAGTTgcgttttagctggagtacggccgtaacagtagcccgtgttgtgaTGATGGGAGCAGAGTAATCAATTGCTTATCACGGGTAACTGGTTCCAGCCCCGACTGTGGTACATGAATTTCCTCATcgaacatttttatatttagagcatagaaaacctgtttacaaccttctaaatacgtttttttttttttttttacgttagaGCTATCTAGACGtatggttttggtcttggaactctgccatgcaggctgtgtttggccagtgtctttcttatggtggagtcatgaacgctgaccttaaatgaggaaagtgaggcctgcagttcttgagatgttgctgtggggtgttttggatgagttgtcgctgcactcttggggtaatttgggTTGGCCGGccattcctgggaaggttcatcactgttccatgttttctctatttgtggataatggctctcactgtggttagctggagtcctaaagctttagaaatggctttataacatttttcagactgatagatctcaatctcagttatgttgtAATGGGGGGAGggcggggggcaatcactttttcacacggggtcatgtaggtttggatttttttctcccttaataataaaaagtttcatttaaaaactgcattttgtgtttgtatgtattgtcattgactaatatttaaatttatttgatgtgaaacatttaagtgtgacaaatatgcacgCAGGGAAGTGCACCAATTGAGCCACAAACATTTGGAGCAACATTTGCAGCAATTCTAGTGCTAACACTACATGAGATGATGGCGCCTATTGTTTTAGGGAATGTACAATAAAACCAGACCAGTGCAATAAGTAACCAAAGCCTTTTTACTTTATCCAGACAGGTAAACGTGTCGGCAAGGCCCTTCACATGCCGCTCATGAAGCTGCTgcagcaagaggaaagtttggGAGCAAAGCGACAGAAAGTGGGCTTCCTCGGTTAGGACTTCCCATGGCTGTCATTGTCTTTTCTACTCAAATGTTACATTTGAACTTGTTGTTACAGCAGAAATTGTTGTGCATTCCATGATGGTGTATGCTTTAAAAAGTGTGTACATACCTCCCTAAACAACATCCTCATGCTTAGttcttttgtcattttgaaGCCCATTCATATTAAAACGTGATGCCTCTGTCTCCTAAAAAAGGAATTATAGGCTTCTGCCCTTGTTTTGTAGTTACCAACGTGTGCctgtaaattaattaaaaatgtaattttggtccgtGAACACGAGACTCGCTGGAGATCTTAAAACGCAAGGCTGCGGTGGCGGAAGGATACACTATGTGCTCAAGAGCGTCCACATTTGGCTCAATTGCTTGATTGACTAACAAATAACTGCAATCATGCAGTAAGTGGATTTGCATTTAGGAATTAGACATTTTATGCCTCCATTGTCAATTTGCAATATTTCAACAGGACATCAGTAGCGGCCCTCTACATTTTTGCTAATATTTGATTACGGTacatcttttcatgggacaacactgaagaaatgacactTATTCAATGGAAAGTAGTGAGTGCACATGAGATATGATGGGAGCTGATCCTTTCCTCCTCCATACTCTTCTTTTCCCATCAGTTGACCTTTTTTTGACCGCACTAATTACGTACGTGGGTTGTACGATACACATACGAGTCCGCAAGTGCCACGtatgaaaaaaattgacattttgcccaaaactgacaccagcaaaacatatgAAAAACACACGTTGGCCGCATGGACGATGCACGAAAACATAAAACGTGCGTAGGTTTGACTTGCAACCTGGAAAAAACGTAAGTGCCCGAAGAGTTTACGAGTGCTTTTCAGATTTCCACTGAAATGAtagtgtattatttttaaaagtgatGTTTTAATGAGGTTCGACGCTGTAATGACGTAACACAGTTGAGGAAAATTCTAGAATCTCTCCATCTTATTGTTTTTGCCACGTGTCTGAGGCTGAGGCAATAAAAAGAGACCAGATGGGAAGAAATTCCCATTCCAGACGTCGCGCAGGCGCTCCAAAGTTTGCGGGCAGGAAGGTCCAAAACAAACTTCTTCCTGGCCTGGCCTCTGTCTGCAGGTTTGGAACCCAATTCAAGTATTTGTcgcttttttgggggaaaagtttAACAAAAACTTGACAGATTTCACACTTTTCAGCTCATCATCATTACTTGCACAAATGAACCCATAAGAAACCACTTTAAATGTGTCCTATTcagctttgtgcttgactttACCACATTAAGTCCCTAAGTGACCTCTACCACACATTTTAGTGGTTGTCTGTGACATGCTTCTTATGGGGTTAATGCAgggtaagtcttttttttttaatgtgcagaTGAAAACCGCACATGGTTATGTCATCAGCACCGAAGAATaatttttcacacacacatacacacacacatacgagaGGGAGGGGTTAGAGGCAGAAAATAAATAGCGAGCCTCCACGCTGGATCATCTTCAGTCCTGCAAGTCTAACCATGGAGTGCAAAGGTGTGTGCACGCTGCTGCTTGTACTGCTCATGGTGACCTGCTCACTCCAGCAAACTCCACCAAAGAAGAAGCCCGTACGAAAAGGTACACAATTCATTAACACCGATGCATGATTTATTCTGTTTAGATGTATTTGTTTAATATtgcatgtgcttttttttttgtctgattaAAGCAACACCATCACTGAGGTTGCGGACTGATTatcatattttgtgttttggcaTTAGAAAAGGATGCTGCCATTGAGGACCTGCAGAGACAGATCAATGAAATTGTGCAGGACCTCGACCGCCTGAAAGAGGAACAGGCCTTGCAAAGAGGTAATAAAAGAAACCACACAATAAGAAAAGAAGTGAGAGAAGTCCTATGAAATaaatcctgatcaaaatttgagGACCACTTGGAAAAAttccaagaatttacattttgcactgttggatcttaaggaggttctaagtagagcttcaaaatgcaaaaagaagaaatcggaGTGAGACGAAAAAAACTTTGAGTGAGCAATTATATTGCTAATCCccctgaaatagaaataaaatgttctaaaatgagtagctgcaccattgttaatcacctgaaaaattgtttttttttttggggggggggtccaaaccttttcctacgagggccacatactgaaaaatgaaaggatgcaagggccactttctaAACCAACgcatgg
The DNA window shown above is from Dunckerocampus dactyliophorus isolate RoL2022-P2 chromosome 20, RoL_Ddac_1.1, whole genome shotgun sequence and carries:
- the exosc7 gene encoding exosome complex component RRP42 isoform X1; translation: MQKNLTIGRALELLVSDSGANISPIESSSDESDLVAPERDPDCSDSDYQILPEESSDDDDSNVEEDYGCTRRRKCHALPSTSPTPEPRSSLSSGRMSAQPPEDAPLPKAKRKQSLSTKIQKSMSTKRPNTVSEVGHDVRWHNREEQDTRPEPLLFLPARTPGPTLSTTTSWRPLSLFQLFFSASVVHTIIDNTNSNAAKRQQAGKKYTWKPLTVKDFYIFLTIILFSGLVSVHHRSDYWKKDWPYNFHFPRELMSRDRFEAILWSLHLSSPQEDEENEGKRNTPQYDSLFKLKPLYSEIVNACKAHFQPYKNICVDERLVASKTHVHARESMKNKLTKLGYKLFVLADCSTGYTWNFFICRESNMDTSGHTSVMDLLPAPLLGSGYSLYVDHFCTSPALFAELFARGIGCCGAMRKNINGFPQTEDNDLPRKAARGDLRWIRKDKLLFVKWMDMHEVSMCSTFHKAFSGQTVERKVKEDGAWAIKHIPVPDAVVDYNQNMGGVGVSDALIRYYSVRQKTMKWYKTFFYHFIDIAVVNSFLLYKELFKLRGDPYKLLTHKGFREQLCKEMLALAKSSEPTPRSPLRDTCMPVYYGEDATASRRYCKRCHDAGNKRVKTPIHCRKCLVPLCLTSRKNCFAEWHDGQVQR
- the exosc7 gene encoding exosome complex component RRP42 isoform X2; translated protein: MSAQPPEDAPLPKAKRKQSLSTKIQKSMSTKRPNTVSEVGHDVRWHNREEQDTRPEPLLFLPARTPGPTLSTTTSWRPLSLFQLFFSASVVHTIIDNTNSNAAKRQQAGKKYTWKPLTVKDFYIFLTIILFSGLVSVHHRSDYWKKDWPYNFHFPRELMSRDRFEAILWSLHLSSPQEDEENEGKRNTPQYDSLFKLKPLYSEIVNACKAHFQPYKNICVDERLVASKTHVHARESMKNKLTKLGYKLFVLADCSTGYTWNFFICRESNMDTSGHTSVMDLLPAPLLGSGYSLYVDHFCTSPALFAELFARGIGCCGAMRKNINGFPQTEDNDLPRKAARGDLRWIRKDKLLFVKWMDMHEVSMCSTFHKAFSGQTVERKVKEDGAWAIKHIPVPDAVVDYNQNMGGVGVSDALIRYYSVRQKTMKWYKTFFYHFIDIAVVNSFLLYKELFKLRGDPYKLLTHKGFREQLCKEMLALAKSSEPTPRSPLRDTCMPVYYGEDATASRRYCKRCHDAGNKRVKTPIHCRKCLVPLCLTSRKNCFAEWHDGQVQR